Proteins encoded in a region of the Pseudomonas shahriarae genome:
- a CDS encoding PepSY domain-containing protein, with translation MKNLTALFAAAALTLTAGLAQADVRPDQIPSLLQSGAVKPFEQLNAAALAKHAGATINDTELDNEAGRLVYEVDLTDTTGKKWDVKLDAKTGEVLENKQDT, from the coding sequence ATGAAAAACCTGACCGCTCTGTTCGCTGCTGCTGCCCTGACTCTGACTGCCGGCCTGGCCCAGGCCGATGTTCGCCCGGACCAGATTCCAAGCCTGCTGCAATCGGGCGCCGTGAAGCCATTTGAACAGCTGAATGCCGCCGCCCTGGCCAAACATGCCGGCGCCACCATCAACGACACTGAGCTGGATAACGAAGCCGGGCGCCTGGTCTACGAAGTTGACCTGACCGACACCACTGGCAAGAAGTGGGATGTGAAGCTCGACGCCAAGACCGGCGAAGTGCTGGAAAACAAGCAAGACACTTAA
- a CDS encoding methyl-accepting chemotaxis protein yields the protein MATGTQDQFSRTDQVATAMTEMSATAQEIARHAASASRAADEADHSAREGGEVMQVTIATIGQMRNEILNTGGIIRRLEADSVRIGTVLEVIRGIAEQTNLLALNAAIEAARAGEAGRGFAVVADEVRSLAQRTAASIIEINQIIQAVQTGAVDAAEAIVSGQSCSDESVEKVTQAGAMLSHITQAVEAIRDMNRQIATAAEEQTSVAEDISRNITQITTVATANLDNVQRTEAASHNLRGLSAELNEVTARLSA from the coding sequence ATGGCGACGGGCACCCAGGATCAGTTCAGCCGTACCGATCAAGTGGCGACCGCGATGACCGAAATGTCCGCCACCGCCCAGGAAATCGCGCGCCACGCCGCCAGCGCTTCGCGGGCAGCAGACGAGGCCGATCATTCGGCCCGTGAGGGCGGCGAGGTGATGCAAGTGACCATTGCCACCATCGGCCAGATGCGCAACGAGATCCTCAACACCGGTGGCATCATCCGCCGCCTGGAAGCAGACAGCGTGCGCATCGGCACGGTGCTGGAAGTAATTCGCGGCATCGCCGAACAGACCAACCTGCTGGCCCTCAATGCGGCGATCGAGGCCGCGCGAGCAGGCGAAGCCGGACGTGGGTTTGCGGTGGTGGCCGATGAGGTGCGCAGCCTGGCGCAACGCACAGCGGCGTCGATCATCGAGATCAACCAGATTATCCAGGCAGTGCAGACCGGCGCCGTGGATGCCGCCGAGGCGATTGTCAGCGGCCAGTCATGCAGTGATGAGAGCGTCGAAAAGGTCACCCAGGCCGGGGCGATGCTCAGTCATATCACCCAGGCTGTAGAGGCGATCCGCGATATGAACCGGCAGATTGCCACAGCGGCCGAAGAGCAAACCTCGGTGGCCGAGGATATCTCGCGCAACATCACGCAAATCACCACGGTGGCCACTGCCAACCTGGACAACGTGCAGCGCACCGAAGCGGCCAGTCATAACCTGCGTGGGCTGTCTGCTGAGCTGAATGAGGTGACGGCGCGCCTTAGCGCCTGA